In Vigna radiata var. radiata cultivar VC1973A unplaced genomic scaffold, Vradiata_ver6 scaffold_252, whole genome shotgun sequence, the genomic stretch GAGCTCTGGGATCTAATTTACTACGGTTAGGATGATtagagtgaacaaaaacaacacatttAAAGACTTGACTAGATAGACTCGCTATTAGGGGagaaggaacaaaagacaaTAGAGACTCTATAAGACTAATGCCATTTAAGATACGAGTGGATAATCTGTTGATGAGATATGTGGCAATTAACACAACTTCTTCCCGGTAGTGTTTTGGAacagacatttgaaaaagaagaactttagttacttcaagaagatgatgattctttctttctacgaccccattttgttgaggggtgtTTTCACATGTTAGTTCATGAACAAGACCATTATATgacaaaaattgagaaattcatgattcacatattTAGAACCATTATCAGACCtgattcttttgatattttttccaaattggtTTTGGACAACatggaaaaaattaacaaaaatttgaaaaacttatgatttattttttggaaGGTATGTCTACGCGACACAGATACAATCGTCAATAAAGGTAAACACCATTTTGCTCCAAAAATAGATTCTATGATaggaccccaaacatcagagtgaattaaatcaaatggagaagTACTCTTTTTATTACTACTAATAGGATAAGATGCACAGTGGTGTTTTGAcaattgacaaatatcacaaataTCATAAATTGACTCCTTAGTAAACAAATGGAGAAATAAGGACTTGATAGATTAAATGAAGGATGTCCAAGCCTTTGatgatgtaaccatatttgGGAATTTGCCCACGTCTCAGATGTAGCTTGTTGACGCATGTTTTTTGTGTTGCTTTGGTCATCAGACTCCAAAAGATACAACCCACTCTACTCCTTAGCAGTTAAAATCGTCTTTCCCGTGGCAAGGTTTTGAAAAACATAATAAGTTAGAAAAAATGTTACTGAGCAATTTAAATTCTTTGAGTTTTTGTATAGAGGTAAGACTTAACTAATtgaggaacatgtaaaacatccttTAATACAATAGATGAGTCCAAGATTATATTCCCAGAGCTGTATATAGGTATACCTTGACCATTCACAACTGTAATGAGTTGTTGTTCTCTATTATTTTTACCATATGAGTCGAAGGACATATGAAAAGGTATCATATGATCAATTGCTACTGAATCACGGATCCAAATACCTTGAGACACATGACCCACAATATTGGGACAAATCTTACCTTTCATGGACAAGGTACATGATCCAGAAGGCTTACTCATTGATTCAACCATTGCTTTCAAGCATTCGGGTTCCTCCTTATAAGCTTTCATATCAAGATTCGGTGGTAATGAAGGACTAGATTGTGAAGGACTAGATTGATTGGTGGCTTCCTGTTCTGAGGTAGTATAATTTACCTATCTTTAAGTAGACCCTTTGTTGTTTCCCATGTGCCCGAaaacattctttcttccatggaGTTTGAAGCATGTTTCCTTGGTATGTCTTGATCTTTTATAGTATGAACAATAGTTCCCATGAGTACCTTTTTCAAGCGACTTTCCCCCAACATTTGTTTCCTTATGGACTCCTTTTCTAGTTGTCAGGCAGAGCCTGTATTGGAGGTCCTCCCATCAAACATGACAGTTCTTCGAGTTTCTTCTCCTCTTACCATAAAGAAAACTTCTCATAGGGATggtaatttttctcttcctaAGATTTGTACCTGGATTGGGTTGTACTCATGATTTATGCCATGGAGAAATTTAAAGAGTTTTCCTTTTTCCATGACTTTAGCAAGTGCGACAACATCTGTTTTACTTTTTCCATGACTTATTGTTTGGTTCTGATCTAATTCAATCCAAAGTCCATTCATGATTCCGTGATATTCTGATACCGAAAGGGAGTCCTACTTTGTATTAAATATCCTGCTTTCAATGTGATAGCATGTAGCAAAAtcctttttttaatgaaaaagtacTCAGTAAACCATCCAATATTTCTTTggcaaaagaataaaacatataatttctaCTTATTTCAAGAATCATGGATTGCCACATCCAAGTCATAATTAGTGAATCTTCATTGTGCCGAATTGGAAAATGAGTATCTTCTGGTCCTAGTTCTCCTCCATCTATGTGATCTAGTCTTGATCGTCTCTTGAGAATCCTTCGAATATACTGGCTTCATTGTAAGAAATTCTGACCATCCAACCGATATGCACCCATCATATTTGGTAGATCATTAAGACcaaaggaataatttttacttcagaTATCACGTAGAACACAATCAGGTGTCTTTAGTGACCTTATTCTAGGCGATGACAACACGTGGGTTACACTAGGAAAAGGAGCAGAACTTAAAACTCAGATCTACTAAAATCTGGGCCAAACGGGACTTCACCGACCCGTGGAATGGACTCAGGAGGCTCCGATGACCTTGTTTGTGACAGCGGTGGCGAGTGGGCCTTGCCGGAACTAGGCGCGTGGCGGCTTCTTTCTCGAAGCGACGATGTTGTGTTCGCCAGAGTTGGACGCACCTTTCTGTCCTATCAACAACCCCAATCGGCTACGGCGGCAGCTGGGATGGTCGGACAGCGATGATAGTGACTACTGCTGCAGCGGAAACGAAGCTCCCAAGATtttggctctgataccaagtttaaaataagaatgattttattattttcattcattatgAATTACATTCTCCTTttctctatttgtaataatcgaatcttctaaaatagaaaaataggaaaacaatatactaaaaaataatttagaagatCATacatctattttctctaattaggaagattctatagatattttctctaaatattctatagatatttcctctaattacaacatATTGCATAGGCCATCTACACTCCAATCATCAAATGCAATTCAACGAATCCAAGGCACAAACATTGCATATTCACGCTCAACTCAGTCACGGGTAAGGAAAGTCTTAGAAGAAAGTTTACAAAAATTGAAGGAAGAAACCACTAGACACAGAAAATCTATTAGATGGGAGCTTGGGGCATGTTGGGTACACATTTACAAAATCAAGCTACTGGGAAAACTGGGCCAAAAAAGGCAGAAGAGGGTAAGATTGAGCCCGCTGTTAAAGGTATTGGGAGGCAAGGTGGATTACTAAaggaattaaagaaaaaaattgataacaAAAACTCCAAAGTTGAAGTAGGAAAGAATCTTTCCCCATCTAATAATGGCAATGACATAAACAAGCAAGAAGCCACGAAACAGGAATTAGAGAGacaagaggaagaaaaggaaactAATGGAGAAAGCTACTTTCTGATGCTGCATTTACACGTCTTAAAGAATCTAAAACTGATCTTCATCTGAAGGTTCATATGTGCTTTTTGACTTAAATGATGCTTTATTTTTCTGACGCTGTAACTGGAATGTTATTCTCAATAGGAATATGTCTATTTTATGATTTCTAGCCAGCAATGTGCTTATCAATCTATGTactcatatttattaaatatattttgatttgatacCTTCTCCATCTTCCCAGTCACCTGATGAATTGATGGACATGGCACATAAATATTATGTTGATACTGCACTTCCAAAGCTGGTGAGTTTCCTAACATTGAACTTATTGTATTTAAACTGAGTTATTTTGGAATGTGTTTAGTGATTTTTACTTCAAATTCATAGGTGACAGATTTTGCGTCCCTTGAACTCTCACCCGTTGATGGAAGGACGTTGACTGATTTCATGCTACAAATGCACTTGCGCATTGATTTCCAATAAGAAAACCAAGTTATTGATTCCTTACCCATTCCCTAGGATACTAaagaactttttattttttaattatatatatttttttctgcgGCATTAGGTTCATAAATATAAGTAGGGGTTTCACAGGTCTGTTTGGACCAAATTTAGTTGAAAGTAAAATCTGaaccaattaattttcattGGTTTGAATTGCTTTTAGTTTTtcgaaaaaaacaaattcaaaatcaaaatctaacCAGCCCATTCTTGATAGTCTTGATTTGGTTCAAGACCAATTGGATCcaattatatgtaaatatacaaaattttgttttagcGAAGAAGTCAGAATACAAAATTTTGTCCAAAATTTACCAATAATTCTATCATTAACCTTGAATAGTGTTGTAAGCAAGGTGTTATAGGTCACTATATCCGGGTAACAACCCCTTGACATCATTATTTCCAAATACTCAATCGGTCTATCCATCTTTTTTCTCTTGACAAAACCCATGAAGCAATGGATTGTAACTCAAGGATAACACTCCCTCTGCAGCTGCCTGTTGAGAAACTCCATTGCTTCCTTCAATTTCTCACTGCTACACAAACTACGCAAAATGGTGTTATATGTAACAACATCAGGAGCAACACTCATTCTTTCCAAAACCGAAAGGACTTTATCTATATCTCCTGATTTGCAAATTTCATTAgtgtttattgttttcttaattattctcCATTACTTCTCATGGACTCTACAGGAAAGACTTATTATGAATGTTTGTTAGGTCGTGGAGGCAATGACAGTTTGCTTGATATTTGATCAGTCAAGGATTTTGAAATTATAGTAGAGTATCCATTTATAGAGGAAATTGCAGCCTGTATTTACTTTCACAAGCAAAATGCCAGCACTAAGATTTTAGAAACTTGTACAAAACTAGACATAAATTATTATGTGATTAGAAGGGtatttaatttcattacttTCTTCTAGGTTTTGAGTGCAGATTCAGAGTTGCCGAGCAAAGATAATGAAGCATttgttgttataaaataaaaataatatatctaatacttAATATGATGACTTTGTCTGATATTTTTCTATTCTGTTGAAAAATCTGGTTATTTGTTGttcaaattcataaaacttGTAGTTACCATCTTATccataaattgttatattttcatGTTCCATGTCATACTGATTATTGTTTTAGTtataaatcacatttttttttctttttttataatgtatgaAACATTGTAAATactgtgattttttattttttgtttgctgACTTTATTATAGGTTTGCATTAGCAATTActtcaaaaaaaattagtgGGTTCATAAATATTGTTGGAAGTTCCTACCAAACAGGAAAAACATAAGAAAGTTTAACAATCTGAGTCCAACATATATGATGATGTTTAGTGACTTTGTTTAGGTCATGAATATTAGTAATGTGTTTTCAATTGGTTGAGTTGTTTTCGACCATgtcataatgtttttttttaagaattaagtaattttttttatatttatattgtaagtgtcaatgaatatattttattttaaatcatcaataaaattaatttttatttattttatttattttatatattttatttattttttattataaaaaagattttattgaattaagaaattattaatgTAGGTgagtaattataaataaagaaggtttcaaacttttacaaaataatcactgataaaaaaagttaacacctttaaaaaaaattatgtaattttcttttatatttatattgtaagtGTCAGTTACATTTTCAAAACCCTGTTATTGTTTGAATTGCTCTAGTATTCAAAGTTTGGTTCTTTCCTCACTAACATCATTACccgtttccattttttttttctttacccaatgttttcataaaattttgatGTCAATATATAAATTTGGTCCACTTTTCTTCCCTCTCTGCAATCCCCACGGTCTTATTCCACTCATGTTCAACAACATGCaacttacaaaaataattactaaagtcgactttagaaagaaaatgaggattttataagttaaaaagtAATTGCAGTTTGGTGgatatgaaaataaaactaaggACAAAGTAAACTAAGATATATTATTAAGTATATCTTTGAATAGCAATATGATTATTTACTCATTAAACAAACATGGATTCcatatatataagaaacttGGATTAATCAATCTTAGTAAACAACAGGACAATCTAAGGCATACAAGACAACCTGCGTTACATATTTCTAGGATTTGAAAACTTCCTCCAATTATCTTCCATAAAGTAATAACAACTTAAGATAAAGTAATAACAACTTAAGATGATCATTTCCATATAGAAAAACCATGCCCGCCTCCAAAAAGGATTAATGTAGAGAGTGACAACAATTACCAACAATACCGATGTGTATGCCACAACAAAACTTACACAAAAAACAAGTATGTCAACTGGACTGTCATAGTCTTCATCATTTGGAGAAATGGTTGGTGATGGTGCATCAGGATGACAACTTTTTAGCAATGGAGGTCCACAAAGAAGAGAATTTCCTTCATAGCTACTTTCATCAAAGGTAATAAATTGGCCTTTTTGCTCGGGTGTATCGCCTGATAAATTGTTATGTGCAACACTAAATACAGCAAGAAAGTGCAACTGATTTAGTTGAGGAGGAATTTGACCACTCAATATATTGAAAGAAACATCTAAACTCTCTACTTGTACTAAATTAGAGAATGAAGTTGGAATTTGTCCAATCAAATCATTGTGAGACAAGTTCAATGCTCGAAGTCTTGTCAAGTTTCCAAGCTCAAATGGAATACTTCCgtttagtttatttttggataaatCAATTCCAGACATATAAGCAAGGATGCTCCCAGTATATGTGTAGGATCTTTTCTTCGTAGTGAAGTTTGCTTTCcctcttatattatatatccaATCCCCTGCATAGCTATATTTTTTACCACGAAAGCCGTTATATGCAGCCACTAATGAGAGTGGTTCATCATTCTTAAAAGGCATTTTACCCAAGCAATTGGGTATTAGaccaaaaaaattgttataagaAAGATCTAATATACTCAAATCTTCAAATTGGCATATCTGTTCTGGTAAATGCCCTGTAAACCGGTTACCTTTCAAAATGAGTATATTCAACCTTGTAGGAGCAAGGTCTTCCATCATATCTTGAATGCTACCGACTATTTGATTGTTGCTAAGGTCTAGAATTTTTAAGGAAGATCTTTTTCGGAACATTCTTTTGGGTAAACCACTTAACATGTTGTTGCTCAAATGAATGTATTCCAGAGAAGAATTGACAAAAGATGGCAAAAAACCAATCAAATTATTGTCGGAGATATCAAGATAATATAGAGATTCGAGTTCAATTAGCCTTGTCGTAATAGACCCTTCAAGATGATTGTTGGACAATGAAAGTGTTTCCAAGTTTGACAAATTTCCTATGGCACATGATAGTTGCCCCACTAAATTATTATAGCTTAGATCCAAATGTTGGAGAGATGAGTTAAAAAAGCTATTTGGTATGCTTCCATAAAGGCTATTGTCATCTAAATACAATTGCTCCAAGTATTTCAAAGATTGAAATAGGGGTCCATCTAACTCATTTTGTGAAAGTTTCAAGTATTTGAGCATTGACCCATCCCCGGATATGTTCTTTGGAATCTCTCCTGATAAACGATTATCTGAGAGATCTAAAGTATTCAAAAATCTCATCTGGCCAAACTCAGGTGGAATTGAACCTTGGATGTGGTTTCTAGACAAGTTTAGAAATTGCAAATTTGGTAAAATTGAACTAATATTGTTATTGGGGATTTGGCCAGTTATGTTATTGTCAGATACATCAATTCTCCTCATGCTTGTAAGGGGATGTAATGGTAGATGGAGAGCACCCGTGAAAGAGCAATTTCTGACAAGAAGCTCGGtcaattttgtgttgttttcaaACAACCAGTAAGGAAACAATCCTTCCAATCTACAACTAGTGAAATCTAAGCTAGTCAAGTTTCTTTGATGTAGAAGAAACCTGGGGAGTGGAAGAGAATAATTCACAGTTGTTGAAGGTAAACTAAGCACTTGTAATTGAAATTTAGGAATCCAAGTTTGGAAATTAGGTTGTAAGTCTAAAATGACTTTGTTGCCTTCACCATATATGAACTTAAGATTTGAATGATTGGCAAATGGTGTAAAAGAAATGGGAATATCAAATTGGTTTTCAGTAAAACCAAAATATTCAAGTGATGTAAGACTAGCAATGTTAGAATCAAATTGTCCACTGAAATGATTGTATGAAAGTTTTAACTTTCGAAGAGATGTCATGTTTGAGAAGGATGAGGGAAGCAATCCAACAAATTGATTTTCGCTTAGATCTAATATTTCGAGATTCTTCAGCTTAAACCAacctgaaatttg encodes the following:
- the LOC106755345 gene encoding leucine-rich repeat receptor protein kinase MSP1-like — its product is MKMKMKNVSVTLLIFVLVEVIWCEGCWKEEREALWSLNPLLGFPLSRQKEGRDCCEWEGVKCNSSTGRVTKLDLHGLGSVRISYADLVVFKDLKSLNLSHSSGIFDCADSEGLENLEVLDLSHSIIDNVTDIFLCLNGLPSLKSLYLSYNGGFDATFNGFETLSSKLLRLEVLDISWNYLTNDILPSLGGFTSLKELYLSGTELITDMHIQGLCSMLKNLEVLDLSDNNFSDSDIASALSGLSFLKSLNLENSQLTPTSILNISKIMSLEILDMEGNNLDESILRSFEKDGFTWPTNLQVLKLRSNSFSNEFLSSLSGLQRLKSLDLSSNHLSGPLDISGLLALTSLEILDLSFNEINSFTSEFLSSLSGLQRLKSLDLRVNQLSGSFDISGLLALTSLKILDLSHNGINSVVVHQVSGSKSLNKLDVLTLDGNNINGSKLRESLQPFPNIKMLSMTSNEIIGTITAGDFRDLKSLEHLALDFNHDLDNEFFQSIGELTSLKVLSATECKINGTLPPAGWFKLKNLEILDLSENQFVGLLPSSFSNMTSLRKLKLSYNHFSGQFDSNIASLTSLEYFGFTENQFDIPISFTPFANHSNLKFIYGEGNKVILDLQPNFQTWIPKFQLQVLSLPSTTVNYSLPLPRFLLHQRNLTSLDFTSCRLEGLFPYWLFENNTKLTELLVRNCSFTGALHLPLHPLTSMRRIDVSDNNITGQIPNNNISSILPNLQFLNLSRNHIQGSIPPEFGQMRFLNTLDLSDNRLSGEIPKNISGDGSMLKYLKLSQNELDGPLFQSLKYLEQLYLDDNSLYGSIPNSFFNSSLQHLDLSYNNLVGQLSCAIGNLSNLETLSLSNNHLEGSITTRLIELESLYYLDISDNNLIGFLPSFVNSSLEYIHLSNNMLSGLPKRMFRKRSSLKILDLSNNQIVGSIQDMMEDLAPTRLNILILKGNRFTGHLPEQICQFEDLSILDLSYNNFFGLIPNCLGKMPFKNDEPLSLVAAYNGFRGKKYSYAGDWIYNIRGKANFTTKKRSYTYTGSILAYMSGIDLSKNKLNGSIPFELGNLTRLRALNLSHNDLIGQIPTSFSNLVQVESLDVSFNILSGQIPPQLNQLHFLAVFSVAHNNLSGDTPEQKGQFITFDESSYEGNSLLCGPPLLKSCHPDAPSPTISPNDEDYDSPVDILVFCVSFVVAYTSVLLVIVVTLYINPFWRRAWFFYMEMIILSCYYFILSCYYFMEDNWRKFSNPRNM